One region of Zerene cesonia ecotype Mississippi chromosome 15, Zerene_cesonia_1.1, whole genome shotgun sequence genomic DNA includes:
- the LOC119832383 gene encoding uridine 5'-monophosphate synthase — translation MEYEKKLTDLALSLFKIDAVKFGEFMTKSGIKTPVYFDLRVIVSYPEVMELITGLLYDFAIVDSEYDHVCGVPYTALPIATLLSVKVKKSMLMRRKEAKAYGTKKVIEGHYKVGDKCLIIEDVVTSGSSVMETVNDLRNEGLKAQEAVIILDREQGGRQNLEDNNVQMKALLTMSKLISILVENKKITEQMASDVKNYLQNVKAPVVVPPLDRILMPFEKRAELASNAIAKQLFNIMAIKKTNLCLSVDLTSSSQILDLLEKVGEHICLVKTHIDIIQDFSQNFVTALKQLATRFNFLILEDRKFADIGNTVAMQYTQGIYNVNKWADCVTSHSLPGEGILKALNNSSNGEKGVFLLAEMSCEGNLITSEYTQATVKMAEKYPELITGFVCQKKDTFKNPGLIQLTPGVKLESSKDDLGQVYNTPEKVILENGADIIVVGRGIVAAKNAEAQAVIYKDALWRCYTKRISGKLE, via the exons ATGGAgtacgaaaaaaaattaacagattTGGCTCTGAGCCTCTTTAAAATAGATGCAGTTAAATTTGGCGAATTCATGACCAAAAGTGGTATTAAAACACCGGTATACTTTGATTTGAGAGTTATTGTTAGCTACCCAGAGGTTATG GAATTGATAACTGGCCTACTGTATGATTTCGCAATTGTTGATAGCGAGTATGATCACGTATGCGGGGTGCCCTATACAGCTTTACCAATAGCAACTTTACTTAgtgtaaaagttaaaaaatctatGTTAATGAGAAGAAAAGAAGCAAAAGCATATGGTACAAAGAAAGTAATTGAAGGACACTATAAAGTAGgagataaatgtttaataattgaagATGTTGTAACATCTGGCTCAAGTGTTATGGAAACTGTAAATGACTTACGTAACGAGGGCCTGAAGGCACAGGAAgctgttattatattagatagaGAACAAGGCGGAAGACAGAACTTGGAGGACAATAATGTTCAAATGAAAGCACTGCTCACTATGTCCAAATTGATAAGCATacttgttgaaaataaaaagataaccGAACAAATGGCTTCTGatgttaaaaactatttacaaaatgttaaaGCTCCTGTAGTAG tgcCCCCCCTGGACAGAATTCTGATGCCTTTTGAGAAGCGAGCAGAGTTAGCATCAAATGCTATAGCTAAACAGCTTTTCAATATTATGGCTATAAAGAAGACCAATCTTTGTTTATCTGTTGACCTCACATCAAGTTCTCAAATATTGGATCTGTTGGAAAAAGTTGGAGAACATATTTGTCTTGTTAAAACCCACATAGACATTATTCAAGATTTCTCACAGAATTTTGTGACTGCACTGAAGCAACTGGCAACGaggtttaactttttaatattagaagaCAGAAAATTTGCAGATATCGGCAATACAGTTGCCATGCAATACACACAAGGcatatataatgttaacaaATGGGCAGATTGTGTAACTTCTCATTCATTGCCTGGTGAGGGAATATTGAAAGCACTCAATAATTCATCTAATGGTGAAAAAGGAGTATTCTTGTTAGCGGAAATGAGTTGTGag GGAAATCTTATAACTTCAGAATATACACAAGCTACAGTTAAGATGGCTGAAAAGTATCCTGAATTGATAACAGGATTTGTTTGTCAAAAGAAAGACACATTTAAGAACCCTGGTCTCATCCAATTGACTCCTGGAGTGAAACTGGAGAGTTCAAAGGATGATTTAGGCCAAGTATACAATACCCCAGAGAAGGTCATACTGGAAAATGGTGCAGATATTATTGTTGTTGGAAGGGGTATTGTAGCTGCTAAGAATGCAGAAGCACAGGCTGTTATTTACAAAGATGCCCTATGGAGGTGCTATACAAAGAGAATTTCTGGGAAATTAGAgtga
- the LOC119832438 gene encoding zinc finger protein 585B-like, protein MLWDNNIKLPLKRKEHLDRHMQGHMELRPHICDDCGKGFKRKEHLNIHKSIHKGEKALQCSICSKRFYRKDHLQKHIQTHNKHFMEQNIIPMSDQELSIKQEVEDDNMPIITDVSGNVTDNDVSMESEDYSNTEILGLPLDHQLTVDHAKCARPFVCVICGKSYKRKDHLKIHSWTHMKKEVVCTQCGKDFHTEDQMLVHVNLVHLKIHETGTIVNNGLTQLKSLLGEDIEVEVLQNNPRAPTSKRDTEGRKHECPICHRKFKRKQHLKVHAKVHLKKKRTFYCGICHEGFNDNNQFENHKCRPNDLFRNPEQDKDDNEYEQNGEYEPDEEHGESEQHNESGGGESERGESERGEYEHEDGEYEQHTIFGHNGTSPNGDARKENYPQDLLEVVVEEAALPTPQRVFVCKFCGKPFRRKDHYKIHLHIHTGLKSFFCPTCGKGFYRKDHLQKHMIVHARSHMKKAKQGRALPALLPLAATPLSRKEVKPEITIHAPCNAKIRVPLQMKVPYQMVMSLDNGETRAVTVDPTAHLLGLP, encoded by the exons ATGCTATGggacaataacattaaattacc actgAAGCGTAAAGAGCATCTAGATAGGCATATGCAGGGTCACATGGAGCTGAGGCCACACATCTGCGATGATTGCGGGAAGGGTTTCAAGAGGAAAGAGCACCTCAATATTCACAAATCTATTCACAAAGGTGAAAAAGCACTTCAGTGTTCTATATGTAGTAAAC GTTTTTACCGCAAGGATCACCTTCAAAAacacatacagacacacaacAAACACTTCATGGagcaaaatattataccaaTGAGTGACCAGGAGCTCAGTATCAAGCAAGAAGTAGAAGACGACAATATGCCCATTATCACCGATGTCAGTGGGAATGTTACTGACAATGACGTCTCCATGGAG TCTGAAGACTACTCAAACACGGAGATCCTTGGGCTGCCGCTGGACCATCAGCTGACAGTAGATCACGCCAAGTGCGCTCGGCCGTTCGTGTGCGTCATCTGCGGGAAGAGTTACAAGAGGAAGGACCATCTGAAGATCCACAGCTGGACGCACATGAAGAAGGAGGTTGTGTGCACGCAGTGCGGGAAGG ATTTCCACACGGAGGACCAGATGCTGGTTCACGTGAATCTGGTGCACCTGAAAATACACGAGACCGGCACAATAGTGAACAACGGTCTGACGCAGCTCAAGTCGTTGCTCGGAGAGGATATCGAGGTTGAAGTGTTG CAGAACAATCCCCGAGCGCCGACATCGAAGAGGGACACGGAGGGGCGCAAGCACGAGTGCCCGATCTGTCACCGCAAGTTCAAGCGGAAACAGCACCTCAAGGTGCACGCCAAGGTGCACCTCAAGAAGAAGCGCACCTTCTACTGCGGCATCTGCCACGAGG GCTTCAACGATAACAACCAGTTCGAGAATCACAAGTGCCGTCCGAACGACTTGTTCAGGAACCCGGAGCAAGACAAGGACGATAACGAGTACGAGCAGAACGGCGAGTACGAGCCGGATGAGGAACACGGCGAGTCCGAGCAGCACAACGAGTCCGGGGGGGGCGAGTCCGAGCGGGGCGAGTCCGAACGCGGCGAGTACGAGCACGAGGACGGGGAGTACGAGCAGCACACCATATTCGGGCATAACGGTACCTCGCCCAACGGGGATGCGAGGAAGGAGAATTATCCGCAGGACTTACTGGAG GTGGTGGTGGAGGAGGCGGCGCTGCCGACGCCGCAGCGCGTGTTCGTGTGCAAGTTCTGCGGCAAGCCGTTCCGCCGCAAGGACCACTACAAGATACACCTGCACATACACACCGGCCTCAAGTCCTTCTTCTGCCCCACCTGCGGGAAAG GGTTCTATCGCAAGGACCACCTGCAGAAGCACATGATAGTGCACGCGCGCAGCCATATGAAGAAGGCGAAGCAGggccgcgcc CTGCCCGCGCTGCTGCCGCTGGCCGCCACGCCGCTCAGCAGGAAGGAGGTCAAGCCCGAGATCACGATACAT GCGCCATGCAACGCGAAGATCCGCGTGCCGCTACAAATGAAGGTCCCGTACCAGATGGTGATGTCGCTGGACAACGGCGAGACGCGCGCCGTCACCGTCGACCCGACCGCGCACCTGCTCGGCCTGCCATAG
- the LOC119832357 gene encoding fez family zinc finger protein erm-like isoform X3, translated as MNFAPFTGHIPSGTALPTIQQFAAKFGYESSGSAAGGVAPEPRYQAPAGGVQFAVAPAAGLPVDGMKFRQGDSVVVMSTPQQGAVTLTGIGTMPAVNVGNIAYGAQYVPADSEPLKGERDKRDFRDDLQHDIMATMMQQQVDCSAMSAVTQAPLQQGTQQLLVVLHEPKEAAALARALKQDGRQERTVTAPAEFISIGDVGDGTTWQTIGSGVADYLAALPLPLHHLLKYSTGSDKRDDQPTIVATASPTIATLAQISPNNENSVVVQNTTIAINASVSTHTQGTNTNEAPIITNTLYYSNGRKKKKKKEVTTKKPRPKPGEIRITTALDGSTLYCCPECHMAYPERDLVDQHLVGHTMERKFICDICNAALKRKDHLTRHKQSHNAERPHVCSVCLKAFKRKEQLTLHFIIHSGEKRHVCNECGKGFYRKDHLRKHTRSHIARRVKAELSQETTTPPLSQVAPAPALEPS; from the exons ATGAATTTTGCTCCATTCACGGGACACATCCCGTCCGGGACCGCGTTGCCCACCATCCAGCAGTTCGCGGCGAAGTTCGGCTACGAGAGCAGCGGCTCGGCGGCGGGCGGCGTAGCCCCGGAGCCGCGCTACCAGGCACCAGCCGGAGGCGTGCAGTTTGCGGTGGCGCCCGCCGCCGGCCTGCCCGTCGACGGCATGAAGTTCCGCCAGGGTGATAGCGTTGTCGTCATGAGCACACCGCAGCAGGGCGCTGTCACCCTCACTGGCATCGGCACCATGCCGGCTG TGAACGTGGGCAACATAGCGTACGGCGCGCAGTACGTGCCGGCCGACAGCGAGCCGCTCAAGGGCGAGCGCGACAAACGGGACTTCCGCGACGACCTGCAGCATGACATCATGGCCACTATGATGCAGCAGCAGG TTGACTGTAGTGCGATGTCGGCAGTGACGCAGGCGCCGCTGCAGCAGGGCACGCAGCAGCTGCTGGTGGTGCTGCACGAGCCCAAGGAGGCCGCGGCGCTGGCCCGCGCACTCAAGCAGGACGGCCGGCAGGAGCGCACGGTCACTGCGCCCGCTGAATTCATTA GTATAGGCGACGTCGGCGACGGCACCACGTGGCAGACGATCGGCAGCGGCGTGGCGGACTACCTGGCCGCGCTGCCGCTGCCGCTGCACCACCTGCTCAAGTACTCCACCGGCTCCGACAAGCGGGACGATCAGCCCACCATCGTTGCTACTGCCTCACCCACTATCGCTACGTTGGCGCag ATTTCGCCGAATAACGAAAACAGCGTCGTAGTACAGAACACGACGATAGCTATAAACGCATCCGTAAGCACGCACACGCAAGGCACCAACACCAACGAGGCGCCGATTATTACCAATACGTTGTACTATAGCAATGGcagaaagaagaagaaaaagaaggaAGTAACAACCAAAAAACCACGACCCAAGCCAGGGGAAATACGGATTACAACTGCtttag ATGGCAGCACATTATACTGCTGTCCCGAATGTCACATGGCGTACCCAGAGAGAGATCTGGTCGACCAACATCTTGTGGGACATACCATGGAAAGAAA GTTCATCTGCGACATCTGCAACGCGGCGCTGAAGCGCAAGGATCATCTGACGCGGCACAAGCAGTCGCACAACGCGGAGCGGCCGCACGTGTGCTCCGTGTGCCTCAAGGCGTTCAAGCGCAAGGAGCAGCTCACTCTGCACTTCATCATCCACTCGGGCGAGAAGCGGCACGTGTGCAACGAGTGCGGCAAAGGCTTCTACCGCAAGGACCACTTGCGCAAGCACACGCGCTCGCACATCGCGCGCCGCGTCAAGGCCGAGCTGTCGCAGGAAACCACTACGCCGCCTCTCTCGCAG GTGGCCCCAGCCCCAGCGCTAGAGCCCTCCTGA
- the LOC119832357 gene encoding AT-rich binding protein-like isoform X2: protein MNFAPFTGHIPSGTALPTIQQFAAKFGYESSGSAAGGVAPEPRYQAPAGGVQFAVAPAAGLPVDGMKFRQGDSVVVMSTPQQGAVTLTGIGTMPAGVKYQTITSSSTVNVGNIAYGAQYVPADSEPLKGERDKRDFRDDLQHDIMATMMQQQVTQAPLQQGTQQLLVVLHEPKEAAALARALKQDGRQERTVTAPAEFISIGDVGDGTTWQTIGSGVADYLAALPLPLHHLLKYSTGSDKRDDQPTIVATASPTIATLAQISPNNENSVVVQNTTIAINASVSTHTQGTNTNEAPIITNTLYYSNGRKKKKKKEVTTKKPRPKPGEIRITTALDGSTLYCCPECHMAYPERDLVDQHLVGHTMERKFICDICNAALKRKDHLTRHKQSHNAERPHVCSVCLKAFKRKEQLTLHFIIHSGEKRHVCNECGKGFYRKDHLRKHTRSHIARRVKAELSQETTTPPLSQVAPAPALEPS, encoded by the exons ATGAATTTTGCTCCATTCACGGGACACATCCCGTCCGGGACCGCGTTGCCCACCATCCAGCAGTTCGCGGCGAAGTTCGGCTACGAGAGCAGCGGCTCGGCGGCGGGCGGCGTAGCCCCGGAGCCGCGCTACCAGGCACCAGCCGGAGGCGTGCAGTTTGCGGTGGCGCCCGCCGCCGGCCTGCCCGTCGACGGCATGAAGTTCCGCCAGGGTGATAGCGTTGTCGTCATGAGCACACCGCAGCAGGGCGCTGTCACCCTCACTGGCATCGGCACCATGCCGGCTG GAGTGAAGTACCAGACGATCACGTCATCGTCCACAGTGAACGTGGGCAACATAGCGTACGGCGCGCAGTACGTGCCGGCCGACAGCGAGCCGCTCAAGGGCGAGCGCGACAAACGGGACTTCCGCGACGACCTGCAGCATGACATCATGGCCACTATGATGCAGCAGCAGG TGACGCAGGCGCCGCTGCAGCAGGGCACGCAGCAGCTGCTGGTGGTGCTGCACGAGCCCAAGGAGGCCGCGGCGCTGGCCCGCGCACTCAAGCAGGACGGCCGGCAGGAGCGCACGGTCACTGCGCCCGCTGAATTCATTA GTATAGGCGACGTCGGCGACGGCACCACGTGGCAGACGATCGGCAGCGGCGTGGCGGACTACCTGGCCGCGCTGCCGCTGCCGCTGCACCACCTGCTCAAGTACTCCACCGGCTCCGACAAGCGGGACGATCAGCCCACCATCGTTGCTACTGCCTCACCCACTATCGCTACGTTGGCGCag ATTTCGCCGAATAACGAAAACAGCGTCGTAGTACAGAACACGACGATAGCTATAAACGCATCCGTAAGCACGCACACGCAAGGCACCAACACCAACGAGGCGCCGATTATTACCAATACGTTGTACTATAGCAATGGcagaaagaagaagaaaaagaaggaAGTAACAACCAAAAAACCACGACCCAAGCCAGGGGAAATACGGATTACAACTGCtttag ATGGCAGCACATTATACTGCTGTCCCGAATGTCACATGGCGTACCCAGAGAGAGATCTGGTCGACCAACATCTTGTGGGACATACCATGGAAAGAAA GTTCATCTGCGACATCTGCAACGCGGCGCTGAAGCGCAAGGATCATCTGACGCGGCACAAGCAGTCGCACAACGCGGAGCGGCCGCACGTGTGCTCCGTGTGCCTCAAGGCGTTCAAGCGCAAGGAGCAGCTCACTCTGCACTTCATCATCCACTCGGGCGAGAAGCGGCACGTGTGCAACGAGTGCGGCAAAGGCTTCTACCGCAAGGACCACTTGCGCAAGCACACGCGCTCGCACATCGCGCGCCGCGTCAAGGCCGAGCTGTCGCAGGAAACCACTACGCCGCCTCTCTCGCAG GTGGCCCCAGCCCCAGCGCTAGAGCCCTCCTGA
- the LOC119832357 gene encoding fez family zinc finger protein erm-like isoform X1: protein MNFAPFTGHIPSGTALPTIQQFAAKFGYESSGSAAGGVAPEPRYQAPAGGVQFAVAPAAGLPVDGMKFRQGDSVVVMSTPQQGAVTLTGIGTMPAGVKYQTITSSSTVNVGNIAYGAQYVPADSEPLKGERDKRDFRDDLQHDIMATMMQQQVDCSAMSAVTQAPLQQGTQQLLVVLHEPKEAAALARALKQDGRQERTVTAPAEFISIGDVGDGTTWQTIGSGVADYLAALPLPLHHLLKYSTGSDKRDDQPTIVATASPTIATLAQISPNNENSVVVQNTTIAINASVSTHTQGTNTNEAPIITNTLYYSNGRKKKKKKEVTTKKPRPKPGEIRITTALDGSTLYCCPECHMAYPERDLVDQHLVGHTMERKFICDICNAALKRKDHLTRHKQSHNAERPHVCSVCLKAFKRKEQLTLHFIIHSGEKRHVCNECGKGFYRKDHLRKHTRSHIARRVKAELSQETTTPPLSQVAPAPALEPS from the exons ATGAATTTTGCTCCATTCACGGGACACATCCCGTCCGGGACCGCGTTGCCCACCATCCAGCAGTTCGCGGCGAAGTTCGGCTACGAGAGCAGCGGCTCGGCGGCGGGCGGCGTAGCCCCGGAGCCGCGCTACCAGGCACCAGCCGGAGGCGTGCAGTTTGCGGTGGCGCCCGCCGCCGGCCTGCCCGTCGACGGCATGAAGTTCCGCCAGGGTGATAGCGTTGTCGTCATGAGCACACCGCAGCAGGGCGCTGTCACCCTCACTGGCATCGGCACCATGCCGGCTG GAGTGAAGTACCAGACGATCACGTCATCGTCCACAGTGAACGTGGGCAACATAGCGTACGGCGCGCAGTACGTGCCGGCCGACAGCGAGCCGCTCAAGGGCGAGCGCGACAAACGGGACTTCCGCGACGACCTGCAGCATGACATCATGGCCACTATGATGCAGCAGCAGG TTGACTGTAGTGCGATGTCGGCAGTGACGCAGGCGCCGCTGCAGCAGGGCACGCAGCAGCTGCTGGTGGTGCTGCACGAGCCCAAGGAGGCCGCGGCGCTGGCCCGCGCACTCAAGCAGGACGGCCGGCAGGAGCGCACGGTCACTGCGCCCGCTGAATTCATTA GTATAGGCGACGTCGGCGACGGCACCACGTGGCAGACGATCGGCAGCGGCGTGGCGGACTACCTGGCCGCGCTGCCGCTGCCGCTGCACCACCTGCTCAAGTACTCCACCGGCTCCGACAAGCGGGACGATCAGCCCACCATCGTTGCTACTGCCTCACCCACTATCGCTACGTTGGCGCag ATTTCGCCGAATAACGAAAACAGCGTCGTAGTACAGAACACGACGATAGCTATAAACGCATCCGTAAGCACGCACACGCAAGGCACCAACACCAACGAGGCGCCGATTATTACCAATACGTTGTACTATAGCAATGGcagaaagaagaagaaaaagaaggaAGTAACAACCAAAAAACCACGACCCAAGCCAGGGGAAATACGGATTACAACTGCtttag ATGGCAGCACATTATACTGCTGTCCCGAATGTCACATGGCGTACCCAGAGAGAGATCTGGTCGACCAACATCTTGTGGGACATACCATGGAAAGAAA GTTCATCTGCGACATCTGCAACGCGGCGCTGAAGCGCAAGGATCATCTGACGCGGCACAAGCAGTCGCACAACGCGGAGCGGCCGCACGTGTGCTCCGTGTGCCTCAAGGCGTTCAAGCGCAAGGAGCAGCTCACTCTGCACTTCATCATCCACTCGGGCGAGAAGCGGCACGTGTGCAACGAGTGCGGCAAAGGCTTCTACCGCAAGGACCACTTGCGCAAGCACACGCGCTCGCACATCGCGCGCCGCGTCAAGGCCGAGCTGTCGCAGGAAACCACTACGCCGCCTCTCTCGCAG GTGGCCCCAGCCCCAGCGCTAGAGCCCTCCTGA